CCACGCTGCTGCCCGTCCCGCTCATGAACATCCTGAATGGCGGCGCCCACGCCGCCAACAATCTGGATATCCAGGAGTTCATGATCGCGCCCAACGGTGCGGCCAGCTTCACGGAAGCGCTGCGCATGGGCGTCGAGGTGTTCCATGCGCTGAAGAAGGTGCTGGCGGCGCGCGGCAAGAGCACGGCAGTAGGCGACGAGGGCGGCTTCGCCCCCGATCTGGCCTCCAACGAGGAGGCTATCGAGGTCACGCTCGAGGCCATCGAGAAGGCCGGCTACCGCGCCGGTGAGGAGATCGCGCTGGCGCTGGACGCCGCCGCCAGCGAGTGGTACCGCGACGGCGCCTACGTCTTCCACAAGTCCAGCGGCCGGCGGCTGAGCAGCCCCGAGCTGATCGAGTTCTGGCGCGACTGGGTCGACCGCTACCCCCTACTCTCGATCGAGGACGGGCTGGACGAGGAGGACTGGGACGGCTGGACGGCGCTGACCGCCGCCCTGGGCGGCCGCGTCCAGATCGTGGGCGACGACCTCTTCGTCACCAACACCGAGCGCCTGGCGCGCGGCATCGAGCGCGGCGCGGCCAACGCCATCCTGATCAAGGTGAACCAGATCGGCACCCTCACTGAGACGCTGGAAGCCATCGCCCTGGCACGCCGCGCAGGCTACCGCACCATCATCAGCCATCGCTCGGGCGAGACGGAGGACACCTTCATTGCCGACCTGGCAGTGGCCGCCCGCGCCGGGCAGATCAAGACGGGCAGCGCCAGCCGCACGGACCGCGTCGCCAAATACAACCGCCTTCTGCGCATAGCCGAGGAGCTGGGCGCGAGCGCCAGTTATCCGGGACGCGACATCTGGTAGCGCGGCTCTGGACTCTCGCACCCCTCCGAACCGGGAGGACCGATGAAGCTCGTCAAACGGATACGCTGGCTCCTGCTCCTGATCATTCTCGGCGGCGCCGGCTACTTCGCGCTGTTCGGCGGCGAGTACAGCCTCTTCGAGTCGCGGGCGGTGAAGAAGCAAAAGGCCACGGAACTGGCGCAGCTCCGGATGCTGGGGGACAGCATCGGGCAGCTCCAGGCGCGGGTCGATTCGCTGGCCTCGGACCCCGGCATGCTCGAGCGGGTGGCGCGCGAGTTCTTCGGGCTGGTCAAGAAGGGCGAGCGGCTCTACCGCTTCGTCGGCCTGGGGCCAGAGAAGCGGGACACTTTGAAGGCCAAGGCGGAGCGCGCGGCCCAGGTCATGGCCGATTCCATGGCGGCGCACGCCGAGCGCGCGGCGCAGCAGCAAGCGCAGCAGCAGGGATCCAACAGGCCGCCGCAGCCCTGACGCGGGATTGGAACACTGGGGAGCCGCTATCGCCGTCGTCAGATCCAGCCAACCGCCGGAGCCATGACGCGGGGTTGAGCGGCGCTATCGGCGGCGTGTGGTGCGCCGCTTGCTCGAGGTGGCGAGCGTCAGCGGAGCGCCTCCCAGATCGCCGGATCCTCCGAGCCCAGCACCCATGCCGAGAACCCGCGCAGCCGGTACCTCGAAACTAGCTCCAGCTTTGACCGGAAGCTGCGCGCGTCCTCGAGGAACACCCACTCGAACGTACCGCCGCGCGCGTAGAAAGCGTAGGAGACCTGGTGCTCTTCGCTCCATTGGACGGAGGCGCCGTGTCGCTCGATCAGCCCCCGCGCCCAGTCGTAGCTAAGCTGCTCACTGTACGAGCGGGCCAGCTCCGGCGTGATGCGCTCCTCCTGCGATGTGTACCAGTGCTGTGAGCCCAGCGGGATGCCGAGCGAGAGCTTCTCGGGCGGCACGAAGCGCAGGAAATATTGGATGACCTCTTCGACCCAGGGTCGGCTGGCCTGTGGGCCGGGGGGCGTGCGCCGCGTGTGCTGCGAGTAAGTCATCACCGAGATGAAATCGCCCAACTCCGCCAGTGCCTTCAGGTCATAGCCACCACGCCAGCTCGTGAACAGCCACTTGTGGTACTCGCTCGGGCCGGCCAACTCGTCCGGCCGGTGCACTACGGCCACGCTGATC
This genomic interval from Gemmatimonadota bacterium contains the following:
- the eno gene encoding phosphopyruvate hydratase — translated: TLLPVPLMNILNGGAHAANNLDIQEFMIAPNGAASFTEALRMGVEVFHALKKVLAARGKSTAVGDEGGFAPDLASNEEAIEVTLEAIEKAGYRAGEEIALALDAAASEWYRDGAYVFHKSSGRRLSSPELIEFWRDWVDRYPLLSIEDGLDEEDWDGWTALTAALGGRVQIVGDDLFVTNTERLARGIERGAANAILIKVNQIGTLTETLEAIALARRAGYRTIISHRSGETEDTFIADLAVAARAGQIKTGSASRTDRVAKYNRLLRIAEELGASASYPGRDIW
- a CDS encoding septum formation initiator family protein, yielding MKLVKRIRWLLLLIILGGAGYFALFGGEYSLFESRAVKKQKATELAQLRMLGDSIGQLQARVDSLASDPGMLERVAREFFGLVKKGERLYRFVGLGPEKRDTLKAKAERAAQVMADSMAAHAERAAQQQAQQQGSNRPPQP
- a CDS encoding glycosyl hydrolase, which gives rise to MQKRLMQISAAGLAVLLAAGGARAQRAERLFYYLDRPESYQSLVQHIDQMGILAPSVYKVDQDGILWGELDARVIALARARGVGLMPLVINDGFDQQKLHALLAGEPARTRLIQSLVELCRRHTLLGIQIDFENLHLDDRDAFTRFYREAAAALHKAGFKISVAVVHRPDELAGPSEYHKWLFTSWRGGYDLKALAELGDFISVMTYSQHTRRTPPGPQASRPWVEEVIQYFLRFVPPEKLSLGIPLGSQHWYTSQEERITPELARSYSEQLSYDWARGLIERHGASVQWSEEHQVSYAFYARGGTFEWVFLEDARSFRSKLELVSRYRLRGFSAWVLGSEDPAIWEALR